Proteins encoded together in one Musa acuminata AAA Group cultivar baxijiao chromosome BXJ3-6, Cavendish_Baxijiao_AAA, whole genome shotgun sequence window:
- the LOC103988909 gene encoding GDSL esterase/lipase At1g54790 — protein sequence MASLASVFSAICVSLLLSPASGIDFDYPAVFNFGDSNSDTGDLIAAGIGDPLLPPNGRAYFSKPAGRFCDGRLIIDFLMDAMDMPFLNAYLDSVGAPSFQKGCNFAAAGSTILPATKYSVSPFSFGIQVAQFFRFKNQVLQLQTKGKKIRKSIPQADYFDQGLYMFDIGQNDLAGAFYSKTEEQVIASIPKILSEFESGLKKLYDQGARIFWIHNTGPLGCLSQNIVIFGKDPSKLDKFGCVSSHNRAAKLFNIQLHTLCTKLRGVFADATITYIDVFTIKFNLIANFSRYGFENPIAACCGYSGLPLNYDPRIACGQTKVLKGRSATAKACNDATEYINWDGIHYTEAANLHVSSQILTGRYSDPPFADQMPFALKLKF from the exons ATGGCGAGTCTTGCCTCCGTCTTCTCCGCGATCTGCGTCTCCCTGCTCCTCTCACCGGCCTCCGGAATTGACTTCGACTACCCGGCCGTCTTCAACTTCGGGGACTCCAATTCCGACACGGGTGACCTCATCGCCGCTGGCATCGGGGACCCCCTTCTGCCGCCCAACGGGCGGGCCTACTTCTCCAAGCCGGCTGGGCGGTTCTGCGACGGCCGCCTCATCATCGATTTCCTCA TGGATGCTATGGATATGCCATTTCTTAATGCGTACTTGGATTCTGTTGGTGCACCTAGCTTCCAGAAAGGTTGCAACTTTGCTGCAGCTGGGTCTACCATTCTTCCAGCAACAAAGTATTCAGTCAGTCCATTTTCCTTTGGCATCCAGGTTGCTCAATTTTTTCGGTTCAAAAACCAAGTTCTTCAGTTACAGACCAAAG GCAAAAAGATCAGGAAATCCATTCCTCAAGCGGATTACTTTGATCAGGGACTTTACATGTTTGATATTGGCCAAAATGATCTTGCTGGTGCCTTCTATTCAAAAACTGAGGAACAAGTCATTGCTTCTATTCCAAAAATATTATCAGAGTTTGAAAGTGGATTAAAG AAATTATATGATCAAGGTGCCAGGATATTCTGGATTCATAATACTGGTCCACTTGGGTGCTTAAGTCAAAACATAGTCATTTTTGGTAAAGATCCATCAAAACTGGACAAGTTTGGATGTGTGAGTTCTCACAATCGAGCTGCTAAACTTTTCAACATACAGCTTCACACACTTTGTACAAAGCTGCGGGGTGTATTTGCTGATGCAACTATTACCTACATTGATGTGTTCACCATAAAGTTCAACCTCATAGCGAACTTTTCTCGATATG GATTTGAGAATCCAATTGCTGCATGCTGTGGATATAGCGGACTGCCATTGAACTACGATCCTCGAATCGCTTGTGGACAAACAAAGGTTCTGAAGGGACGCTCAGCAACAGCTAAAGCATGCAATGATGCCACTGAATACATCAATTGGGATGGCATACACTATACAGAGGCTGCAAATCTTCATGTATCGTCCCAAATACTCACTGGGAGATACTCCGATCCACCATTTGCAGACCAGAtgccgtttgctctcaagttgaAGTTTTAG